Proteins from a single region of Prinia subflava isolate CZ2003 ecotype Zambia chromosome 10, Cam_Psub_1.2, whole genome shotgun sequence:
- the TPR gene encoding nucleoprotein TPR isoform X1 — translation MAAVLQQLLERAELAKLPRAVQGKLERFLGDQQGEIDGLRARHERFKVDSEQQYFEVEKRLAQSQERLVNETQECQTLREELKKLHEQLKVLNEKNKELEAAQDRNAAVQSQLSREKEELEAEKRDLVRTTERRSQEVEHLNEDVKRLNEKLTEASTEKAKLQLKLDELQTSDVSMKYREKRLEQEKELLQNQNTWLNAELKAKTDELLHTAREKGNEILELKCSLENKKEEVSRMEEQVNSLKQSNENLQKHVEELLNKLKEAKEQQASMEERFHNELNAHIKLSNLYKSAADDSEAKSNELTGAVEELHKLLKEAGEANKAAQEHLAEVEESKAAMEKELREKINKLEKELENANDLLSATKRKGAILSEEELAAMSPTAAAVAKVVKPGMKLTELYNAYVETQDQLHMEKLENKRINKYLDEIVQEVEAKAPILKRQREEFERSQKAVASLSAKLEQAMKEIHRLQDSADQANKHASFFERESQRLEVRVKDLSQQICVLLMELEEARGNHVIRDEAVSSADISSSSEVITQHLVSYRNIQELQQQNQRLLVALRELGEAKEKEEQETTSSKISELQSQLDEAVSELQQLRESRQHQLQLVESIIRQRDMFRILLTQTTGAIIPLQASGMLPEEICLTSTPKRPNLPQSMATPAPVSMSESVETVEAKAALKQLQEVFENYKKEKAENDKLLNEQNEKLQEQVTDLRSQNAKISTQLEFASKRYEMLQDNVEGYRREITSLHERTQKLTATTQKQEQIINTMTQDLRGANEKLAVAEVRAENLKKEKDILKMSDVRLTQQRDSLLVEQRGQNLLLTNLRTIQGILERSETETKQRLNNQIEKLEREISQLKKKLESEVEQRHSLSKNQEVHILDLKRQLETETSRHMNTKELLKNAQKENAMLKQQLNNTEAQLTSQSSQRPPGKGQPSTNEDVDDLVSRLRQAEEQVNDLKERLKTSSSNVEQYRAMVLSLEESLNKEKQVTEEVRTTVEARLKESSEYQAHLEKKLMESEKEKQELQEEKRKAVENMEQQLSELKKSLSAVQSEVQEALQRASTALNNEQQARRDCQEQAMMASEAQNKYERELMLHAADVEALQAIKEQAAKNTALRQQLEEAAQKAEAELLESKASWEERERMIKDEASKLASRCEDLEKQNRLLHEQLESMSNKMVTSMKDAIPTAANISLNEEGKSQEQILEILRFIRREKEIAETRFEVAQVESLRYRQRVEHLERELQELQDSLSAEREKVQVTAKTIAQHEELMKKTETMNILIETNKMLREEKERLEQELQQIQAKVRKLEADILPLQESNAELSEKSGMLQAEKKLLEEDVKRWKARTQHLLSQQKDTDLEEYRKLLSEREANAKRVQQMSEETGRLKAEVARTNASLTTSQNLVQSLKDEVTKIRTEKDTLQKELDAKVADIQEKVKTITQVKKIGRRYKTQYEELKAQHDKMVAEASTLPLTEPQEDQVSAQEVQELKDTLSQAEVKTKNLETQVESLQKTITEKETEVRNLQEQIMQLQAELARFHQDLQEKTTQEEQLRQQITEKEEKTRKTLLAAKQKIAQLAGTKEQLTKENEEWKQKSSSLEEQKTELEVRMSALKSQYEGRICRLERELREQQERHHEQRDEPPESTNKVPEQQRQISLKSTPASGERGIASTSDPPTANIKPTPVVSTPSKVTAAAIAGNKSTPRASIRPMVTPATVTNPTTTPTATVMPTTQVETQEAMQSEGPVEHVPVFGSASGSVRSTSPNVQTSLPQPILTVQQQTQATAFVQPTQQSHAQIEPAAQEPAPAIVEVVQSSQIERPSTSTAVFGTVSATPSSSLSKRSREEEEDNTVENSDQISEETVDAPTSKKLRIMQRVGPEEEVTAEESTDGEVEAQTYNQDSQDSIGEGVTQGEYAAMEDSEETSQSIPIDLGSLQSDQQNTSSSQDGQSKRDDVIVIDSDDEDDDDEENEGEQEDYDDEEEEDEDDDEDTGMGDEGDDSNEGTGSADGNDGYEADDAEGADGTDPGTETEESMGGAESNQRAADSQNSGEGSTSAAESTFPHESLREQQPSSASERQGPRPPQSPRRPPHPLPPRLTIHAPPQELGPPVQRIQMTRRQSVGRGLQLTPGIGGMSLFFQQQHFFDDEDRTVPSTPTLVVPHRTDGFAEAIHSPQVAGVPRFRFGPPEDMPQTSSSHSDLGQLASQGGLGMYETPLFLAHEEESGGRSVPTTPLQVAAPVTVFTESASADASEHASQSVPMVTTSTGSLSTTTEPGAGDDADEVFAEAESEGITSEAGLEIDSQQEEESVQASDESDLPSTSQDPPSSSSADTSSTQPKSLRRVRLQPPTLRTGVRGRQFNRQRGVTHAMGGRGGLNRGNIS, via the exons ATGGCGGccgtgctgcagcagctcctggagcggGCCGAGCTCGCCAAGCTGCCCCGCGCCGTGCAGGGCAAGCTGGAGCGCTTCCTGGGCGACCAGCAGGGCGAGATTGACGGGCTGCGGGCTCGCCATGAGCGCTTCAAGGTGGACAGCG AGCAACAGTACTTTGAAGTGGAAAAGCGACTGGCACAGAGTCAGGAAAGACTTGTAAACGAGACCCAGGAATGTCAAACTCTGCGGGAGGAGCTTAAAAAGCTTC ACGAGCAGCTGAAGGTGCTCAATGAGAAGAACAAGGAGCTGGAGGCTGCGCAGGACCGGAACGCGGCCGTGCAG AGCCAGTTAAGTCGAgagaaggaagagctggaagCTGAGAAGAGAGACTTGGTTCGAACAACTGAAAGGCGATCTCAGGAAGTTGAACATTTAAATG AGGATGTTAAACGCTTAAATGAAAAGCTCACAGAGGCAAgcacagaaaaggcaaaacttCAGCTGAAGTTGGATGAGCTTCAAACATCAGATGTTTCCATGAAG TACCGGGAgaagaggctggagcaggaaaaagagctgctgcagaaccaGAACACATGGCTGAATGCTGAGCTGAAAGCCAAAACAGATGAACTGCTCCATACTGCCAGGGAGAAAGGCAATGAGATCCTGGAGCTCAAATGCAGTCTGGAGAACAAAAAGGAGGAG GTTTCCAGAATGGAGGAACAGGTGAACAGCTTGAAACAGTCAAATGAAAACCTCCAGAAGCATGTGGAAGAACTTTTGAATAAACTAAAGGAG GCAAAAGAGCAGCAGGCAAGCATGGAAGAGAGATTCCACAATGAACTGAATGCCCACATAAAGTTATCCAATTTGTATAAG AGTGCTGCTGATGACTCAGAGGCAAAGAGCAATGAGCTGACAGGAGCAGTGGAAGAGCTGCACAAGCTCCTGAAAGAAGCAGGTGAAG cTAATAAAGCAGCCCAGGAGCATTTGGCTGAGGTGGAGGAGTCAAAAGCTGccatggaaaaggagctgagAGAGAAGATCAAcaagctggagaaggagctAGAGAATGCCAATGATTTACTGTCAGCTACAAAGCGCAAAG GAGCCATCCTGTccgaggaggagctggcagccatgtctcccactgctgcagcagtggccaAAGTGGTCAAGCCTGGCATGAAGTTAACTGAG CTGTACAATGCCTATGTAGAAACTCAGGACCAGTTGCATATGGAGAAGCTGGAGAATAAGAGAATCAATAAGTATTTGGATGAAATAGTGCAGGAAGTGGAAGCCAAAGCCCCAATCTTAAAACGTCAGCGTGAAGAGTTTGAGCGTTCCCAAAAAGCTGTTGCCAGTCTGTCTGCAAAGCTTGAACAAGCTATGAAG GAGATCCATCGCCTGCAGGACAGTGCTGACCAAGCCAACAAACACGCCTCCTTCTTTGAGAGGGAGAGCCAGAGGCTGGAAGTGCGAGTGAAGGATCTCTCCCAGCAG ATCTGTGTGCTGTTGATGGAACTGGAAGAAGCCAGAGGCAACCACGTGATCCGTGATGaagctgtgagctctgctgacatcagcagctcctctgaagTGATCACTCAACACCTGGTCTCCTACAGAAACATCCAAGAGCTTCAGCAGCAGAATCAGCGTCTGCTGGTGGCTCTTCGGGAGCTGGgggaggcaaaagaaaaagaggagcaAGAAACAACATCATCTAA GATCTCTGAGCTCCAGAGCCAGCTGGATGAGGCTGTcagtgagctgcagcagctgcggGAGTCAcggcagcaccagctgcagctcGTGGAGTCCATCATCCGCCAGCGCGACATGTTCCGCATCCTGCTCACCCAGACCACGGGGGCCATCATCCCTCTGCAAG CTTCAGGTATGTTACCAGAGGAGATCTGTCTTACATCTACTCCAAAGCGCCCGAATTTACCTCAGTCCATGGCAACTCCTGCTCCAGTGTCCATGAGTGAGTCTGTGGAGACTGTGGAGGCCAAGGCTGCTCTCAAGCAG TTGCAGGAAGTTTTTGAGAactataaaaaagaaaaggcagagaacGACAAGCTTCTGAATGAACAGAATGAGAAGCTTCAGGAGCAGGTCACAGACCTGAGGTCACAAAATGCCAAGATATCCACACAGCTGGAATTTGCCTCCAAACG GTACGAGATGCTGCAGGATAACGTGGAAGGCTATCGTCGGGAAATCACCTCCCTGCACGAGAGGACACAGAAGCTCACAGCCACCACTCAGAAGCAGGAGCAGATCATTAACACCATGACTCAGGACCTGAGGGGAGCTAATGAGAAACTGGCAGTGGCAGAG GTAAGAgcagaaaacttgaaaaaagagaaggataTCCTGAAGATGTCAGACGTGCGCCTGACTCAGCAACGTGACTCTCTGCTGGTTGAGCAAAGAGGACAGAACTTGCTACTCACCAATCTGAGAACAATTCAG GGAATACTCGAGAGGTCTGagacagaaacaaagcagagacTCAATAATCAGATAGAAAAGCTGGAGCGTGAGATATCTCAGCTGAAGAAGAAGCTGGAAAGTGAGGTGGAACAAAGACATTCCCTTAGCAAGAATCAAGAG GTTCACATCCTGGACCTGAAGAGGCAGCTGGAGACAGAGACCAGCCGTCACATGAACACAAAGGAGCTCCTGAAGAACGCCCAGAAGGAGAATGCCATgctgaaacagcagctgaacaacACTGAGGCCCAGCTCACATCCCAGTCCTCACAAAGGCCTCCAGGGAAAG GCCAGCCTAGTACGAATGAAGATGTGGATGATCTTGTAAGTCGGCTGAGACAAGCTGAGGAACAAGTCAATGACCTGAAAGAGAGGCTCAAGACTAGTTCCAGTAATGTGGAGCAGTACAGGGCCATGGTTCTTAGTCTGGAGGAATCCCTCAATAAGGAAAAACAA GTGACAGAGGAAGTTCGTACAACCGTTGAAGCTCGTCTGAAGGAGTCTTCAGAATATCAGGCACATCTGGAAAAGAAGTTGATGgagtcagaaaaagaaaaacaagaactgCAGGAGGAGAAGCGTAAAGCTGTGGAGAACATGGAGCAACAG cttTCAGAACTGAAGAAGAGTCTGTCAGCTGTGCAGTCAGAAGTTCAGGAAGCTCTTCagagagccagcacagctctgaatAATGAACAACAGGCCAGGAGGGACTGCCAGGAACAA GCAATGATGGCTTCTGAGGCTCAGAACAAATACGAGCGGGAATTGATGCTGCATGCTGCTGACGTGGAGGCACTGCAGGCTATCAAAGAGCAGGCCGCCAAGAACACTGcgctgaggcagcagctggaggaggctgcTCAGAAAGCAGAGGCTGAGCTCTTGGAATCCAAAGCCTcctgggaagagagagagaggatgATCAAG GATGAAGCTTCAAAACTTGCATCCCGCTGTGAGgacctggaaaaacaaaatcgGTTATTGCACGAGCAGCTGGAGAGCATGAGCAATAAGATGGTGACTTCCATGAAAGATGCCATCCCAACTGCAGCAAATATTTCTCTTAATGAGGAAGGCAAATCCCAGGAACAAATCTTGGAAATTCTTAG GTTCATCCGGCGGGAGAAGGAGATAGCGGAGACGAGGTTCGAGGTGGCGCAGGTGGAGAGCCTGCGGTACCGCCAGAGAGTGGAGCACCTGGAgagggagctccaggagctgcaggacagcctCAGTGCTGAGAGGGAGAAGGTGCAG GTAACAGCAAAAACTATTGCACAGCATGAAGAATTAATGAAGAAAACTGAGACCATGAACATACTAATAGAAACCAACAAGATGTtaagggaggagaaggagaggctggagcaaGAGCTACAGCAGATACAAGCAAAG GTACGCAAGCTCGAGGCAGACATCCTGCCCCTGCAAGAGTCCAATGCTGAGCTCAGTGAGAAGAGTGGGATGCTGCAGGCTGAGAAAAAGCTCTTGGAAGAGGATGTTAAACGCTGGAAAGCCCGGACTCAG CACTTACTGAGCCAGCAGAAGGACACTGATCTTGAGGAGTATCGAAAGCTGCTCTCTGAGAGGGAGGCAAATGCCAAGCGTGTCCAACAGATGAGTGAAGAGACAGGCAGGCTGAAAGCAGAAGTTGCCAG AACTAATGCATCCTTGACTACAAGCCAGAATCTTGTTCAGAGCCTGAAGGATGAAGTAACcaaaataagaacagaaaaggacACTTTGCAGAAAGAACTGGATGCTAAAGTGGCTGACATAcaggaaaaagtgaaaactaTAACACAGGTCAAGAAAATCGGTCGCAGGTACAAGACTCAGTATGAGGAGCTGAAAGCACAGCATGATAAG ATGGTTGCTGAAGCGTCAACTCTGCCTTTGACAGAACCACAAGAAGACCAAGTTTCTGCCCAGGAAGTACAAGAGCTAAAAGACACTCTCAGTCAAGCTGAAGTGAAGACAAAGAATCTGGAGACTCAGGTTGAAAGCTTACAAAAG ACAATAACAGAGAAGGAAACTGAAGTTAGAAATCTCCAGGAGCAGATAATGCAGCTACAGGCAGAACTGGCCCGTTTCCATCAAGATTTACAAGAGAAGACTACGCAGGAAGAACAGCTCAGGCAACAGATCactgagaaggaagagaaaacaagGAAGACCTTGCTTGCAGCCAAGCAGAAAATTGCACAGTTAGCTG GTACAAAGGAGCAGCTCACAAAGGAAAACGAGGAGTGGAAGCAGaagagcagctccctggaggagcagaagaCAGAGCTGGAGGTGCGGATGAGCGCGCTCAAGTCCCAGTACGAGGGGCGGATCTGCCGCCTGGAGAGGGAGCTGcgggagcagcaggagcggcaCCACGAGCAGCGGGATGAGCCCCCGGAGTCCACAAACAAG GTCCCAGAACAGCAGAGGCAAATCTCACTCAAGTCTACTCCAGCTTCAGGTGAAAGAGGAAT TGCCAGCACTTCAGATCCCCCAACAGCAAACATTAAACCAACTCCTGTTGTGTCAACTCCCAGTAAAGTGACTGCTGCTGCAATAGCTGGGAATAAATCTACTCCAAGAGCCAGCATCCGCCCAATGGTGACTCCTGCCACAGTCACCAATCCCACCACCACCCCCACAGCCACAGTTATGCCAACAACACAGGTGGAGACTCAGGAAG CCATGCAGTCAGAAGGACCCGTGGAGCACGTCCCGGTGTTTGGGAGCGCCAGCGGCTCCGTGCGCTCCACCAGCCCCAACGTGCAgacatccctgccccagcccatcCTGACTGTGCAGCAGCAGACACAGGCCACTGCCTTTGTGCAGCCCACGCAGCAAAGCCACGCTCAGATCGAGCCTGCAGCTCAGGAGCCGGCCCCTGCCATCGTGGAGGTGGTGCAGAGCTCCCAGATAGAGAGGCCCTCCACCTCCACCGCCGTGTTTGGCACAG TTTCAGCCACCCCCAGTTCCTCACTGTCAAAACGCTCCcgagaggaagaggaggacaACACTGTGGAGAACTCAGACCAGATCTCTGAGGAAACAGTGGATGCACCTACTTCAAAGAAACTGAGAATCATGCAGAGAGTTGGGCCTGAG GAGGAAGTGACAGCAGAAGAGAGCACTGATGGAGAGGTGGAGGCACAAACATACAATCAAGATTCACAAGATTCCATTGGAGAA GGTGTGACCCAGGGGGAGTACGCAGCCATGGAGGACAGCGAGGAGACTTCCCAGTCTATCCCAATAGATCTtggatccctgcagtcagaccAGCAAAACACTTCCTCATCTCAGGATGGCCAGTCCAAGAGAGATGATGTGATTGTAATTGACAgtgatgatgaagatgatgatgatgaagaaaatgaaggggAGCAGGAA GATTATGatgatgaggaagaggaggatgaggatgatgatgaagaCACAGGAATGGGAGATGAGGGTGATGACAGCAATGAAGGAACTGGTAGTGCTGATGGCAATGATGGGTATGAAGCAGATGATGCTGAG GGTGCTGATGGTACAGatcctggaacagagactgaagAGAGCATGGGAGGAGCTGAAAGCAACCAGAGGGCAGCAGATTCCCAAAACAGTG GAGAAGGGAGCACAAGTGCTGCAGAGTCCACATTTCCCCACGAGAgcctgagggagcagcagccatcGTCAGCATCCGAGCGCCAGGGCCCGCGGCCCCCGCAGTCCCCACGGAGGCCACCGCACCCTCTGCCCCCACGGCTCACCATCCACGCccctccccaggagctggggccCCCAGTGCAG AGGATCCAGATGACTCGAAGACAGTCAGTGGGACGAGGACTTCAGCTGACCCCTGGGATAGGTGGAATG TCTCttttcttccagcagcagcacttcttTGATGATGAGGACAGAACAGTTCCAAGCACACCAACTCTTGTAGTTCCACATCGCACAGATGGATTTGCAGAAGCCATTCA TTCCCCCCAGGTAGCTGGAGTTCCTCGGTTCAGATTTGGGCCCCCTGAAGATATGCCACAAACCAGCTCCAGTCACTCTGATCTTGGGCAGCTGGCATCACAAGGAG GTTTGGGGATGTATGAAACCCCACTATTCCTTGCCCACGAGGAGGAATCAGGGGGTCGTAGTGTCCCCACAACACCGTTACAAGTGGCAGCACCGG TGACCGTGTTCACCGAGAGCGCCTCGGCCGACGCCTCGGAGCACGCGTCCCAGTCCGTGCCCATGGTCACCACCTCCACCGGCAGCCTGTCCACCACCACCGAGCCCGGCGCCGGCGACGACGCCGACGAGGTCTTCGCAGAGGCAGAGTCTGAAGG CATTACTTCAGAAGCAGGTCTGGAAATTGATAGCCAGCAAGAAGAAGAATCTGTTCAAGCATCTGATGAGTCAGATCTTCCTTCAACTAGTCAGGATCCTCCTTCGAGTTCATCTGCAG ACACGAGCAGCACTCAGCCCAAGTCCCTGCGCCGCGTCCGCCTGCAGCCCCCGACGCTGAGGACGGGCGTGCGTGGCCGGCAGTTCAACAGGCAGAGGG GTGTAACTCATGCCatgggaggcagaggaggccTGAACAGAGGAAACATTagttaa